The Streptomyces clavuligerus genome includes a region encoding these proteins:
- a CDS encoding RNA polymerase sigma factor, producing the protein MRERIRAGDREAFGELYEQYAKAVYNHAFRLTGDWSVAEDVMSATFLDAWRTREKVGEEGGSLRPWLLGIATNKAHNARRGVRRRFAFLARVPAPEPVEDFADEAAGRIDDARRLDAVHRAVRGLRRQEREVLALCVWSGLDYQQTADALGVPVGTVRSRLSRARVRLRDLTDRQLAEEKREPRPGRGEVESEAAFTALSVQEGTR; encoded by the coding sequence ATGCGGGAGCGGATACGCGCGGGCGATCGCGAGGCGTTCGGCGAGCTCTATGAGCAGTATGCGAAGGCGGTGTACAACCATGCCTTCCGACTGACCGGCGACTGGTCGGTGGCCGAGGACGTCATGTCGGCGACGTTCCTGGACGCCTGGCGGACGAGGGAGAAGGTCGGAGAGGAGGGGGGATCGCTGCGGCCGTGGCTGCTGGGGATCGCGACGAACAAGGCGCACAACGCCAGACGCGGTGTCCGTCGGCGTTTCGCCTTCCTGGCCCGGGTGCCCGCCCCGGAGCCGGTGGAGGACTTCGCGGACGAGGCGGCCGGGCGGATCGACGACGCCCGTCGCCTGGACGCGGTTCACCGGGCGGTGAGGGGCCTGCGCCGTCAGGAGAGGGAGGTGCTGGCGCTGTGCGTGTGGTCGGGGTTGGACTACCAGCAGACCGCTGACGCGCTGGGGGTACCGGTGGGCACTGTGCGCTCACGCCTGTCGCGCGCCCGGGTCAGGCTGCGGGACCTGACCGACCGGCAACTGGCCGAGGAAAAGCGGGAACCGCGCCCGGGGCGCGGAGAGGTAGAGAGTGAGGCCGCGTTCACGGCCCTGTCCGTCCAGGAGGGAACCCGATGA
- a CDS encoding recombinase family protein produces the protein MSVPLEPDPFELLTDEPAMRTEILIGYARVSTGGQKLDRQIDALTATGCRRIFADKKSAKDDLRPELKACHAFLQRGDTLVVPALDRYGRSLKDLVNMVGELRQREIGFSSLNERLDTTTPGGRLVFHVFAALAEFIRELIVSGTREGLDAARARGNVGGRPTVATPEIIRAAIPAQAETGSER, from the coding sequence ATGAGCGTGCCACTTGAACCCGACCCGTTCGAACTCCTGACCGACGAGCCCGCGATGCGGACCGAGATCCTCATCGGCTACGCCCGGGTCTCCACCGGCGGACAGAAGCTCGACCGCCAGATCGATGCCCTCACCGCCACCGGCTGCCGGCGCATCTTCGCCGACAAGAAGTCCGCCAAGGACGACCTGCGCCCCGAGCTCAAGGCCTGCCACGCCTTCCTGCAGCGCGGCGACACCCTGGTGGTGCCCGCACTCGACCGCTACGGCCGCTCACTGAAGGACCTGGTCAACATGGTCGGCGAACTCCGCCAGCGCGAGATCGGCTTCTCCTCGCTCAACGAGCGCCTGGACACCACCACCCCGGGCGGCCGGCTCGTCTTCCACGTCTTCGCCGCCCTCGCCGAGTTCATCCGCGAGCTGATCGTCTCCGGCACCCGCGAAGGCCTGGACGCCGCCCGCGCCCGCGGCAACGTCGGCGGCCGGCCCACCGTCGCCACCCCCGAGATCATCCGGGCCGCCATCCCCGCCCAGGCCGAGACGGGGAGCGAGCGGTGA
- a CDS encoding site-specific integrase, producing MAPTVVQLSAGKVLTVRAAADAFLDSLRNPNTVRSYSTGVGKTAERIGETRPLGSVADDEIGEALELLWGTAAVNTWNARRAAVLSWLGWCAEHGYDSPSVPAWTKRLAVPDSETPARSKMAVDRLIARREVHLREKTLWRMLYETCARAEEILGVNIEDLDLAARRCPVKAKGARSKARRRGQAREDFVLETVYWDAGTTRLLPRLLKGRTRGPVFVTHRRPGPGKAVSPRDVCPDTGMARLSYGQARALLDEHTAVRGPGTGWDLHEYRHSGLTELGVQGASLLMLMAKSRHKKPENVRRYFKPSHEAISELTSLLAPGDARR from the coding sequence GTGGCGCCCACCGTCGTGCAACTGTCGGCCGGGAAGGTGTTGACCGTCCGCGCGGCGGCCGACGCCTTCCTCGACTCGCTCCGGAACCCGAACACCGTCCGCAGCTACTCGACCGGGGTCGGCAAGACCGCCGAGCGGATCGGGGAGACCCGCCCGCTGGGGTCGGTCGCGGACGACGAGATCGGCGAGGCCCTGGAACTGCTGTGGGGCACCGCGGCGGTCAACACCTGGAACGCCCGCCGGGCGGCGGTGCTGTCCTGGCTGGGCTGGTGCGCGGAGCATGGCTACGACAGTCCTTCCGTCCCGGCCTGGACGAAACGGCTGGCCGTGCCGGACTCGGAGACCCCGGCCCGCTCGAAGATGGCCGTGGACCGGCTCATCGCCCGCCGTGAGGTCCATCTGCGGGAGAAGACGCTGTGGCGGATGCTCTACGAGACCTGCGCCCGCGCGGAGGAGATCCTCGGCGTGAACATCGAGGACCTGGACCTCGCCGCCCGCCGCTGCCCGGTCAAGGCCAAGGGCGCCCGGAGCAAGGCCCGCCGGCGCGGGCAGGCCCGGGAGGACTTCGTGCTGGAGACCGTCTACTGGGACGCGGGCACCACCCGGCTCCTGCCCCGGCTGCTCAAGGGCCGCACCCGGGGCCCGGTCTTCGTCACCCACCGCCGCCCCGGCCCGGGGAAGGCCGTCAGCCCGCGCGACGTGTGCCCGGACACCGGCATGGCCCGCCTCTCCTACGGCCAGGCCCGCGCCCTCCTCGATGAGCACACCGCCGTACGCGGGCCGGGAACCGGCTGGGACCTGCACGAGTACCGCCACTCGGGACTGACCGAACTCGGTGTGCAAGGCGCCTCCCTGCTGATGCTGATGGCGAAGTCCCGGCACAAGAAGCCGGAGAACGTCCGCCGCTACTTCAAGCCCTCCCACGAGGCGATCTCCGAGCTGACCAGCCTCCTCGCACCCGGCGACGCACGCCGCTGA
- a CDS encoding CU044_5270 family protein, protein MNATPYRPAQAEREETARLLPVPAERDLPPGRHLHHKELLMRQIDQDTTHTSHQPGGLRRRLVDAAAPGRPRRRLVLGASLAAGAMAAVIAVTAVGSNAPTTVPQAASAPDSSVSERGPGGASPQAVQLLTRIAAVAASTSAPQVRDDQYIYIASQVYGASKKIGADGDGAKAQYNDDGTGTTHPRQAWFSVNGSRDGLLTGPLNPGFRPGEGGVNLGKNTKPSLQLPTYTYLASLPTDPDALLTAVYAQNTGVDKNLNPDQEAFQTIGDALRESLMPPQIGAALYKAAAKIPGVNVVDDAVDASGRHGVAVSQDHGNQRTEWIFDKDKLTYLGERTVLINDDSAGGKAGRILVSTAVTERAVVDKAGQKPSPGTAT, encoded by the coding sequence ATGAACGCCACCCCGTACCGGCCCGCACAGGCCGAGCGCGAGGAGACGGCCCGGCTGCTGCCGGTCCCGGCCGAACGGGACCTGCCGCCGGGCCGCCACCTCCACCACAAGGAACTCCTCATGCGACAGATCGACCAGGACACCACCCACACCTCCCACCAGCCAGGCGGACTGCGCCGGCGCTTGGTCGACGCGGCCGCCCCCGGCCGTCCCCGGCGCCGACTGGTCCTTGGGGCGTCGCTGGCCGCGGGGGCGATGGCTGCGGTCATCGCGGTGACCGCCGTCGGTTCCAATGCCCCGACCACGGTCCCTCAGGCGGCCAGTGCTCCGGACAGCTCGGTCAGCGAGCGCGGGCCCGGCGGCGCGTCACCCCAGGCCGTCCAGCTGCTGACCCGCATCGCCGCCGTCGCCGCCAGCACCTCTGCCCCGCAGGTCCGTGACGACCAGTACATTTACATCGCCAGCCAGGTCTACGGCGCGAGCAAGAAGATCGGCGCCGACGGCGACGGTGCCAAGGCCCAGTACAACGACGACGGCACCGGGACCACCCACCCCCGACAGGCATGGTTCTCCGTCAACGGCAGCCGCGACGGTCTCCTCACCGGGCCCCTCAACCCGGGCTTCCGGCCCGGTGAGGGAGGCGTCAACCTCGGCAAGAACACCAAGCCCTCCCTCCAGCTGCCGACCTACACGTACCTGGCCTCCCTGCCCACCGACCCCGACGCCCTGCTGACAGCCGTCTACGCCCAGAACACCGGCGTGGACAAGAACCTCAACCCCGACCAGGAAGCGTTCCAGACGATCGGCGACGCGCTGCGCGAGTCCCTGATGCCCCCGCAGATCGGGGCGGCGCTCTACAAGGCCGCGGCCAAGATCCCCGGGGTGAACGTCGTGGACGACGCCGTGGACGCGTCCGGCCGGCACGGCGTGGCCGTCAGCCAGGACCACGGCAACCAGCGCACCGAATGGATCTTCGACAAGGACAAACTCACCTACCTCGGCGAGCGGACCGTCCTCATCAACGACGACAGCGCCGGTGGCAAAGCCGGACGCATCCTCGTCAGCACCGCCGTGACCGAACGCGCCGTCGTCGACAAGGCCGGCCAGAAGCCTTCTCCTGGTACAGCCACCTGA